In Asterias rubens chromosome 10, eAstRub1.3, whole genome shotgun sequence, the following proteins share a genomic window:
- the LOC117296166 gene encoding survival motor neuron protein-like, with product MNQASALVFRTEKSDDNDASDIWDDTALIKAYDKAIKSIQGRGSNEESGEVENGRSSASNASRRRKRKYYSHHKMNRKKQGWKVGDRCRATYTEDEFIYDAVIKLIDSDTSTCWVTYIGYGNEEEKELSELMSAGSESASPSRPVNGDFEAGYESMDYPNHTQSPAHSGSEFRGQNYNSYQGAQAWHQPHSQFIPPGPPRMHWPPHPMQPSFTPPSMPPFPYYPGSGFMPQGFGMPHIPSMIPPPPPMSTPPEVHQEGNEEALHSMLMSWYMSGYHTGYYQGLKQGRSSFHSASPRMPESRRQSERQSRPRNSGAQSR from the exons ATGAACCAAGCTTCTGCACTTGTCTTTCGTACCGAAAAG agtGATGACAATGATGCATCTGATATCTGGGATGACACTGCCTTAATCAAAGCATACGACAAAGCCATTAAGTCCATCCAG GGTAGAGGCAGCAATGAAGAAAGTGGTGAGGTAGAGAATGGCAGAAGCAGTGCCAGTAATGCCAGCAGACGTCGCAAGAGGAAATATTACTCACACCACAAGATGAACCGGAAGAAACAAGGG TGGAAAGTCGGTGATCGTTGCCGTGCGACATACACGGAGGACGAGTTCATTTACGACGCCGTGATTAAGCTCATCGACAGTGACACGTCTACCTGTTGGGTGACGTACATCGGCTACGGCAATGAAGAGGAGAAAGAACTGAGTGAACTCATGTCTGCTGGATCGGAGAGTGCCTCCCCATCGAGACCAGTTAATGGAGACTTTGAG GCAGGCTATGAATCAATGGACTACCCTAACCACACCCAAAGCCCCGCTCATTCTGGGTCAGAGTTCAGGGGTCAAAACTACAACTCGTATCAAGGTGCACAGGCCTGGCACCAACCTCACTCCCAATTCATTCCGCCTGGCCCCCCTCGGATGCATTGGCCGCCCCATCCAATG CAACCTAGCTTCACTCCACCGAGTATGCCTCCATTTCCTTACTATCCTGGCAGTGGGTTTATGCCCCAG GGTTTTGGAATGCCTCATATACCCTCCATGATACCTCCTCCACCACCGATGTCTACACCTCCCGAGGTACACCAAGAGGGTAATGAGGAGGCTCTCCATTCCATGCTAATGTCTTGGTATATGAGTGGGTATCACACCGGTTACTACCAG GGATTGAAACAAGGGAGATCATCCTTTCATTCCGCCTCTCCTAGAATGCCAGAAAgtagaagacaatcagagcgcCAGTCAAGACCAAGAAATAGTGGTGCTCAATCTAGATAG